The Nicotiana tabacum cultivar K326 chromosome 14, ASM71507v2, whole genome shotgun sequence genome contains a region encoding:
- the LOC142169064 gene encoding uncharacterized protein LOC142169064 has translation METYAKSYDIKVWHFIKKGNLPLPQAKNDKIIESQVNAKAKNLLYNSKSGEKYEKISSSETAKEMWDKLEVAHEGTNKVIDTRINLLIHDYELFQMKDEESVEEMFSRFSKLLEI, from the exons ATGGAAACTTATGCAAAGTCGTATGACATCAAAGTATGGCACTTCATCAAGAAAGGGAATCTCCCCTTACCACAAgcaaaaaatgacaaaattattgAAAGCCAG GTAAATGCTAAAGCCAAGAACCTTCTATATAATTCCAAAAGCggtgaaaaatatgaaaagatcTCAAGCAGTGAAACTGCAAAAGAAATGTGGGACAAGCTAGAAGTTGCCCATGAAGGAACAAACAAAGTCATAGATACAAGAATAAATCTACTGATTCATGACTATGAACTATTTCAAATGAAGGATGAAGAATCAGTAGAAGAGATGTTTTCTCGATTCAGCAAATTGTTGGAGATCTGA